One genomic window of Vibrio parahaemolyticus includes the following:
- a CDS encoding GGDEF domain-containing protein, whose product MSDITLDIADFHWVTQILDTMDSGLIVLDPEYNVCVWNSFMQSYSGVLSQDILGQCLFDHFDELPRTWLETKLKASADLETRSFSSWENRPYLFKFNNFSPVSNSCDFMFQDIVITPLRSLSGEVSHIAIQVNDVSETARNRIHLRETNQHLSEISRKDGLTGLFNRAFWEQSLKDEFAHLKVIDGPCSLVIFDIDHFKKVNDTYGHPTGDEVIRRTSALLRKTARSSDICGRFGGEEFTVLLPHTNQEQACYFAERLRKRIEQEIVKVEDFLINYTISIGVCEYKPYFESHTQWLKSADAALYRAKENGRNQTCLHECD is encoded by the coding sequence ATGTCCGATATCACGCTGGACATAGCAGACTTTCATTGGGTCACACAAATTTTAGATACCATGGATTCTGGGCTCATTGTTCTTGATCCAGAATATAACGTGTGTGTCTGGAACAGCTTTATGCAGTCTTACAGCGGTGTGCTGTCTCAAGATATTTTAGGTCAATGCTTGTTCGATCATTTCGACGAACTACCACGAACGTGGTTGGAAACGAAACTAAAGGCCTCTGCTGATCTTGAGACTCGTTCCTTCTCCAGTTGGGAAAACCGACCATACCTTTTTAAATTCAACAACTTTTCACCGGTTTCCAACAGCTGTGACTTTATGTTTCAAGACATCGTTATCACGCCATTGCGTTCACTTTCTGGCGAAGTAAGCCATATTGCGATTCAAGTGAACGATGTTTCCGAAACGGCGAGAAACCGAATCCATTTGCGAGAAACCAATCAGCATTTGTCTGAGATCAGCAGAAAAGATGGTTTAACAGGTTTGTTTAATCGAGCATTTTGGGAGCAATCATTAAAAGATGAGTTTGCGCACCTCAAAGTGATCGACGGACCATGTTCTCTGGTTATCTTCGATATTGACCACTTTAAAAAAGTAAACGACACCTATGGCCACCCAACGGGTGACGAGGTAATTCGTCGTACTTCTGCTTTACTTCGTAAAACCGCGCGCAGCAGTGACATTTGTGGCCGCTTCGGTGGCGAAGAGTTTACTGTGCTATTGCCGCATACCAACCAAGAGCAAGCGTGCTATTTTGCTGAGCGATTACGTAAGAGAATTGAGCAAGAGATCGTGAAAGTAGAAGATTTTTTGATTAATTACACGATAAGTATTGGTGTTTGCGAGTATAAGCCTTATTTTGAAAGTCATACTCAATGGTTAAAGAGTGCTGACGCGGCGTTATACCGTGCAAAAGAAAATGGGCGAAACCAAACTTGTTTGCATGAATGCGATTAA
- a CDS encoding DUF3080 domain-containing protein, with protein MKILFFALLALLSGCNGWTNPERAIFEKYHQRLANVLDVPPRELDEVSAITIPDKRALYQELPRLSLGLLESYQLRQCGLFNLIAEKNSQLGKVQDPFHDLDYQTTLLNTLNGCLTEYPLSEDERTTLTRLYEQKWQHLPVHLDNVLLTSETMRKQLTASSWLSAKSRNQTAHVSKTFHALNAMYETPKGVISRLPSFSFVQYQEEMEKSRLMGKVYFTLNSTSEWLDVTTKLLEENQERIVCGKNRDATPFRYLKNVFQSIYVEEVQPYLAFVDSTYQQLNDGAILIEQRMELHGESYGVIKAHEQFRTKTLEHVKFWQGLFKRCGVVVGNSPTP; from the coding sequence GTGAAAATCCTATTCTTCGCATTACTCGCTTTGCTCAGCGGTTGCAACGGTTGGACGAATCCAGAGCGCGCAATCTTTGAAAAGTACCATCAACGTTTAGCGAACGTACTCGACGTTCCCCCGAGAGAGCTGGACGAGGTTTCCGCTATCACGATTCCTGATAAAAGGGCTTTGTATCAAGAGCTGCCAAGATTGTCGCTAGGGTTACTAGAGAGTTACCAGCTGCGCCAATGCGGCCTGTTCAACCTGATTGCGGAAAAGAACTCCCAATTGGGCAAAGTACAAGACCCTTTCCATGACCTGGATTACCAGACCACTTTGCTCAACACGCTCAATGGTTGTTTGACTGAATACCCCTTGAGCGAAGACGAACGCACGACATTAACTCGCCTGTATGAACAAAAATGGCAGCATCTTCCCGTTCATCTTGATAACGTTCTCCTCACAAGCGAAACCATGCGCAAGCAACTCACCGCTTCAAGTTGGTTATCAGCCAAAAGCCGCAATCAAACTGCTCATGTCAGTAAAACCTTTCATGCGTTAAATGCCATGTATGAGACGCCTAAAGGGGTCATTTCGCGCTTACCCTCTTTCTCCTTCGTGCAATATCAAGAGGAAATGGAAAAGTCTCGCTTGATGGGTAAGGTTTACTTCACCTTGAACAGCACTTCTGAGTGGCTTGATGTCACCACAAAATTGCTAGAAGAAAATCAGGAGCGCATTGTGTGTGGAAAGAATCGAGACGCCACACCATTTCGCTATTTGAAAAATGTTTTCCAGTCAATTTATGTTGAAGAAGTACAGCCATACCTCGCCTTTGTCGACAGTACATATCAGCAGTTGAATGATGGTGCAATACTCATTGAGCAGAGAATGGAACTTCATGGGGAAAGTTATGGCGTGATAAAAGCGCATGAGCAATTTAGAACAAAGACCCTCGAACATGTTAAGTTCTGGCAGGGTCTTTTTAAACGTTGTGGCGTGGTAGTTGGAAACTCACCTACTCCTTGA
- a CDS encoding CPXCG motif-containing cysteine-rich protein, with protein MKNYTERHVKCPHCGHSIGITLDASNGDQEFYDDCPACCHAIHLNMRVDELQDKVELFIDDNYE; from the coding sequence ATGAAAAATTATACTGAAAGGCATGTTAAGTGCCCGCATTGTGGGCACTCAATAGGCATAACATTGGATGCCAGTAATGGGGATCAAGAGTTTTATGATGATTGCCCGGCTTGTTGCCATGCGATTCATTTAAATATGCGCGTGGACGAACTTCAAGATAAAGTCGAGTTGTTTATTGATGACAACTACGAGTAG
- a CDS encoding MATE family efflux transporter: MHRYKEEASSLIKLATPVLIASVAQTGMGFVDTVMAGGVSATDMAAVSVASSIWLPSILFGIGLLMALVPVVAQLNGSARREKIPFEIQQGVVLALLISIPIIGVLLQTQFILQLMDVEAVMADKTVGYIHAVIFAVPAFLLFQTLRSFTDGMSLTKPAMVIGFIGLLLNIPLNWIFVYGKFGAPELGGVGCGVATTIVYWVMFALLLAYVMTSSRLKSINVFGEYHKPQWKAQVRLFKLGFPVAAALFFEVTLFAVVALLVSPLGPIIVAAHQVAINFSSLVFMLPMSVGAAVSIRVGHRLGEENVDGARVASRVGIMVGLALATITAIITVLSRELIAELYTNNPEVITLAMQLLLFAAVYQCTDAVQVIAAGALRGYKDMRAIFNRTFIAYWILGLPTGYILGRTDWIVEPMGAQGFWLGFIIGLTAAALMLGVRLRWMHRQEPDVQLNFSLQ; the protein is encoded by the coding sequence GTGCATCGCTATAAAGAAGAAGCATCGAGTCTAATTAAATTGGCTACCCCTGTATTGATCGCGTCTGTCGCTCAAACGGGCATGGGTTTTGTCGATACCGTAATGGCAGGTGGCGTTAGCGCAACTGACATGGCTGCGGTATCTGTCGCTTCAAGCATTTGGCTGCCATCTATTTTGTTTGGTATTGGCCTGCTTATGGCTTTGGTTCCTGTTGTGGCGCAGCTTAACGGATCTGCGCGTCGCGAAAAGATCCCATTTGAAATTCAGCAAGGTGTTGTCCTTGCGTTGTTAATCAGTATCCCGATCATTGGTGTGTTACTGCAAACACAGTTCATTCTACAATTGATGGACGTAGAAGCTGTGATGGCAGATAAAACCGTCGGCTACATTCATGCTGTGATTTTCGCTGTGCCAGCTTTTCTTCTCTTCCAAACTCTGCGCAGCTTCACTGATGGTATGTCATTAACCAAACCAGCGATGGTGATTGGATTTATTGGTTTGCTGCTGAACATCCCGCTTAACTGGATTTTCGTTTACGGTAAATTTGGCGCGCCTGAGTTGGGTGGCGTAGGTTGTGGCGTAGCAACCACCATCGTCTATTGGGTTATGTTCGCGTTGCTGTTGGCGTATGTGATGACGTCATCACGACTAAAAAGCATCAATGTGTTTGGCGAATACCATAAACCACAATGGAAAGCGCAAGTTCGCCTGTTCAAACTGGGTTTCCCTGTTGCAGCGGCACTATTCTTTGAAGTGACACTGTTTGCTGTAGTGGCGCTGTTGGTATCACCACTTGGCCCAATCATCGTTGCGGCGCACCAAGTTGCGATTAACTTCTCTTCGTTGGTATTTATGTTGCCAATGAGTGTAGGTGCTGCGGTAAGTATTCGTGTTGGTCACCGTTTGGGCGAAGAAAATGTCGACGGTGCACGCGTTGCATCTCGCGTCGGTATTATGGTTGGTCTTGCTTTAGCAACGATTACAGCGATCATCACAGTACTGTCTCGAGAACTGATTGCTGAGCTTTACACCAATAACCCTGAAGTAATCACACTAGCGATGCAGTTATTGCTGTTTGCCGCCGTTTACCAATGCACTGACGCCGTTCAAGTAATCGCAGCCGGTGCACTTCGTGGCTACAAAGACATGCGCGCGATCTTCAACCGTACATTCATCGCGTATTGGATTCTTGGCCTTCCTACTGGTTACATTCTTGGTCGTACAGATTGGATTGTTGAACCAATGGGCGCACAAGGTTTCTGGCTTGGCTTTATCATCGGCCTGACCGCAGCTGCGTTAATGCTTGGTGTTCGCCTTCGTTGGATGCACCGTCAAGAGCCCGATGTACAACTTAACTTTTCTCTGCAGTAA
- a CDS encoding riboflavin synthase, whose protein sequence is MFTGIVQGTAKVVQIDKKERFQTHVIELDGALIEGLEIGASVAHNGCCLTVTNIDGNRVSFDLMQATLALTNLGLLEEGSAVNVERAAKFGDEIGGHSMSGHISLMANIVDVIDTPNNRTIWFELPQESMKYVLAKGYIGIDGCSLTIGEVEANRFSVHLIPETLQRTLFGSRQVGDKVNIEFDPQTQAIVDTVERVLAAKQL, encoded by the coding sequence ATGTTTACAGGAATAGTGCAAGGAACAGCGAAGGTTGTTCAGATTGATAAGAAAGAGCGTTTTCAAACTCACGTCATTGAACTCGATGGCGCGTTAATTGAAGGGTTAGAAATTGGTGCGTCTGTTGCGCATAATGGTTGCTGTTTAACTGTGACGAACATCGATGGAAATCGAGTCAGCTTTGACTTGATGCAAGCCACGCTTGCGTTGACCAACTTGGGGCTTCTCGAAGAAGGAAGCGCCGTTAACGTTGAGCGCGCTGCTAAATTTGGTGACGAAATCGGTGGGCACAGTATGTCTGGTCACATTAGCTTAATGGCAAATATTGTGGATGTGATTGATACGCCGAACAACCGCACAATTTGGTTTGAGTTACCACAAGAGTCGATGAAATATGTTCTTGCGAAAGGTTACATCGGTATCGACGGCTGCTCGCTAACCATTGGAGAAGTTGAAGCAAACCGTTTCTCTGTGCATTTGATTCCTGAAACTTTACAAAGAACCTTGTTTGGCAGTCGACAGGTGGGTGACAAGGTGAACATTGAATTCGATCCTCAAACTCAAGCTATCGTTGATACTGTTGAGCGCGTTTTGGCGGCTAAACAGTTGTAG
- a CDS encoding OmpA family protein yields MVNLIRRSVVSGLVVGMFGCSSFDYPDHGQGGLAESYQDISIENYQFSPVMPDEPLGPEHGLRFDWQLTKLHLDALIQEGARWCFPAAVVQALEKQNRIARELEGGLLLDAANDLVIQRRRLNQLEQQLDYVLTQTTCTPPDDIDALRNDLNIVADIYALLNVDNQFAIDSAEINPKYMGHLAEAAYILRDHPALSLVVTGHADVTGTPEHNKKLAQERAEQVKRYLSVFGVASDRVQTKSVGDTLPLYEGQTPAVRLTNRRVSIEVLSANSDSNAPSNHNLPNKGNMPTSASGSIGGAL; encoded by the coding sequence ATGGTAAATCTAATACGACGAAGTGTAGTTAGCGGTCTCGTTGTCGGCATGTTTGGTTGTTCGTCATTTGATTATCCCGATCATGGTCAGGGTGGATTGGCGGAAAGCTATCAAGATATTTCGATTGAGAACTATCAGTTCTCGCCTGTTATGCCAGATGAACCATTGGGCCCAGAGCATGGATTGCGATTCGATTGGCAGTTGACCAAGCTTCATCTCGACGCTTTGATTCAAGAAGGCGCTCGTTGGTGCTTCCCTGCTGCAGTGGTGCAAGCACTCGAGAAGCAAAATCGCATTGCTCGTGAACTAGAAGGCGGTTTACTGCTTGATGCCGCCAATGACCTGGTCATCCAGCGTCGTCGATTAAACCAGCTTGAGCAGCAACTCGACTACGTACTTACACAAACCACTTGCACGCCGCCGGATGACATCGATGCACTAAGGAATGACTTAAACATCGTCGCCGATATTTATGCGCTGCTCAACGTCGACAATCAGTTTGCCATTGATTCTGCGGAGATCAATCCGAAGTACATGGGACACTTGGCAGAAGCCGCTTATATTCTGCGCGACCACCCTGCTCTGTCTCTGGTTGTCACTGGCCATGCGGACGTAACGGGTACGCCTGAGCACAATAAAAAACTAGCACAGGAACGAGCCGAGCAAGTTAAACGATACTTAAGTGTGTTCGGTGTAGCGTCAGACCGTGTGCAAACCAAATCTGTTGGCGACACATTGCCTTTGTATGAGGGACAAACGCCAGCCGTGCGCCTAACCAACCGTCGTGTGAGCATCGAAGTTCTCAGCGCAAACTCTGATAGCAATGCGCCAAGTAATCACAATTTACCTAACAAAGGCAACATGCCAACGAGCGCAAGCGGTTCGATAGGAGGCGCGTTATGA
- a CDS encoding fructosamine kinase family protein, with the protein MWQAISQQLSDTLLFEYQITEKVRLSGGDISESYMINDGEQRYFVKINDREFLHKFEVEAESLHLLRETSTIFVPEVVLVGKTKNNAFIILNYLPTKPLDDPENSFKFGQQLAQLHQWGEQKEFGFDTDNYLGSTLQPNQWHKKWCMFFAEQRIGWQLQLLKEKGVTLVDIDDFIDVVKQLLANHTPEPSLLHGDLWNGNVALTAFGPICFDPACYWGDRECDIAMTELFGGFQPEFYQGYESVMPLLPGYHERKDIYNLYHILNHCNLFGGHYLEQAQLTINKIISY; encoded by the coding sequence ATGTGGCAAGCAATATCGCAACAACTTTCTGATACTTTACTGTTTGAATATCAGATCACCGAAAAAGTTCGACTATCCGGCGGAGACATTAGCGAAAGCTATATGATAAACGACGGTGAGCAACGCTATTTTGTCAAAATCAACGACCGAGAATTCTTGCACAAGTTTGAAGTTGAGGCCGAGAGCCTGCACTTGTTACGCGAAACTTCGACAATATTTGTCCCTGAAGTGGTATTGGTCGGTAAGACCAAAAACAACGCTTTCATTATTTTAAACTACCTTCCTACCAAACCCTTAGATGACCCTGAAAACAGCTTCAAATTTGGTCAACAATTAGCTCAACTGCATCAATGGGGAGAACAGAAAGAGTTTGGTTTCGATACCGACAATTATCTCGGTTCCACCCTGCAGCCGAATCAATGGCACAAAAAATGGTGCATGTTCTTCGCTGAGCAACGTATTGGTTGGCAACTGCAGTTATTAAAAGAGAAAGGCGTGACGCTAGTTGATATCGACGACTTTATTGACGTTGTAAAACAGCTTCTTGCGAACCATACGCCAGAACCGTCTCTTCTACATGGTGATTTATGGAATGGTAATGTCGCTCTCACCGCGTTTGGCCCGATTTGTTTCGATCCTGCATGCTATTGGGGGGACCGAGAATGCGACATCGCGATGACTGAATTGTTTGGAGGGTTCCAACCTGAGTTCTATCAAGGGTATGAATCGGTGATGCCATTGCTGCCTGGCTATCATGAACGAAAAGATATCTACAACCTCTATCACATCCTCAATCATTGTAATTTGTTCGGTGGGCATTATTTGGAGCAAGCTCAGCTCACTATCAATAAAATTATTTCTTACTGA
- a CDS encoding response regulator yields the protein MKILICDDSAVARKLIARTIVQDTSLHLIEAQDGNEALKILAEQNIDVLFLDLTMPIMDGFEVLESLPVSHYPTQIVIVSGDVQQEAKQRCLELGAMDFIAKPLSEEQVIPLYERLGLHYAQRTSMELNSAQSQEELSSLAKFREIANIALGKGAAIMADHLHEFIQLPVPHVGPLSYGELHMTLVDVIGRDSSVAVSQRFVGGGIHGEALVCLRGKDINQIGERLGYLLEFTPHNEIILNVSNLLVSSFLTSLGNQLDKQFSLRQPGIVDTITPYNEEQGESGELFTIEYTYMAEALDFECEVLFLIDKPSVEIIYEIMELI from the coding sequence ATGAAAATACTGATATGTGATGACTCGGCGGTTGCTCGTAAGCTTATCGCTCGAACCATCGTACAAGATACCTCATTGCACCTTATCGAAGCCCAAGACGGGAATGAGGCGCTGAAAATCTTAGCCGAACAAAATATTGACGTTTTGTTCCTCGATTTAACGATGCCCATTATGGACGGTTTCGAGGTTCTTGAGTCTTTACCCGTAAGCCATTATCCAACTCAGATCGTGATCGTGTCGGGTGATGTACAACAAGAAGCAAAGCAGCGCTGCCTAGAGTTAGGGGCAATGGATTTTATCGCAAAGCCGTTGTCAGAAGAACAAGTCATCCCGCTGTACGAGCGTCTTGGGTTGCATTATGCACAGCGAACATCAATGGAGCTTAATTCTGCACAAAGCCAAGAAGAGCTTTCATCCCTTGCCAAGTTTCGTGAAATTGCCAACATTGCGCTAGGCAAAGGGGCGGCCATTATGGCTGATCACTTGCATGAGTTTATCCAGTTGCCAGTTCCTCATGTTGGGCCATTGTCCTATGGTGAATTGCATATGACGCTGGTGGACGTGATTGGGCGAGATAGCTCTGTAGCGGTTTCGCAGCGCTTTGTTGGCGGCGGCATACACGGAGAGGCGTTGGTTTGCCTACGTGGGAAAGATATCAATCAAATTGGCGAAAGGTTGGGGTATCTGCTCGAATTTACGCCTCATAATGAAATTATTTTAAATGTCTCTAACTTGCTGGTTTCGTCATTCCTAACCTCTTTAGGGAACCAACTTGATAAGCAGTTTTCACTTCGTCAGCCGGGCATCGTCGATACAATCACTCCTTACAATGAAGAACAAGGAGAATCAGGCGAACTCTTTACCATCGAATATACCTACATGGCGGAAGCGCTCGATTTTGAGTGTGAAGTATTATTTCTAATAGACAAACCATCAGTAGAAATTATTTATGAAATCATGGAGTTAATCTGA
- a CDS encoding STAS domain-containing protein, whose amino-acid sequence MELRKLEITQDKLAIEIFGDLDANGCRQAQHHIDEVIHNNHHKEVEINLQHVQFLDSSGIGAIVYLYKRLVERERSMSIENVSGQPLEIMSLLRINHAIPVNSKGH is encoded by the coding sequence ATGGAACTACGCAAACTTGAAATCACCCAAGACAAACTAGCGATTGAGATTTTTGGTGACTTGGATGCAAACGGCTGTCGTCAAGCCCAACATCACATTGATGAAGTAATTCACAACAATCATCACAAAGAAGTCGAAATCAACCTCCAGCACGTCCAATTTCTTGATTCCTCAGGGATTGGTGCCATTGTTTACTTATATAAGCGCCTAGTTGAACGTGAACGAAGCATGAGTATTGAAAACGTATCAGGTCAGCCATTAGAAATCATGAGCTTGCTACGTATCAACCATGCCATTCCCGTCAACTCAAAAGGACACTAA
- a CDS encoding DUF3802 family protein has translation MVVETDGYLALIEHLSLNLDIFTTEIGDTGSESIEDVVTDMVASNIMAIFEQNPELHSSVRFKLLKEADAVVEDLGEVLAGVWSKKATNEQIAFLDEYIALVKNLFDTAVATYD, from the coding sequence GTGGTTGTAGAAACCGATGGGTATCTCGCTCTCATTGAGCATTTGTCGCTTAATCTAGATATTTTCACAACGGAAATTGGCGATACAGGTTCCGAAAGCATCGAAGATGTGGTTACTGACATGGTTGCTTCAAACATCATGGCGATCTTTGAGCAAAACCCTGAGCTTCACTCAAGCGTACGTTTTAAACTGCTAAAAGAAGCAGATGCCGTTGTAGAAGACCTTGGTGAAGTGCTAGCGGGTGTGTGGAGCAAGAAAGCAACGAACGAACAGATTGCTTTTCTAGATGAATACATTGCGTTAGTGAAAAACCTATTTGATACCGCAGTCGCCACTTACGACTAA
- a CDS encoding NlpC/P60 family protein, translated as MTGEDLRRIYFPLIISALLSACSSGPELSEQVEVTVPTNQLLSNNPDLFQFYNEWHGTPYRLGGTQKSGIDCSAFVQRAFVEAYQLALPRTTKQQSTQGVELSWTDAKQGDLVFFKTRRSTYHVGIYLGNKQFMHASTSKGVIISRIDNPYWASKFWQVRRVTL; from the coding sequence ATGACAGGTGAAGATTTGCGTCGTATATATTTTCCTTTGATAATCAGTGCTCTACTTTCAGCTTGTTCGTCTGGCCCAGAGCTGAGTGAGCAGGTTGAAGTAACTGTACCCACCAATCAGTTATTGTCTAATAACCCTGACTTGTTTCAGTTTTACAACGAGTGGCACGGCACGCCCTATCGACTTGGTGGAACACAAAAATCTGGAATCGACTGTTCGGCTTTCGTTCAAAGAGCCTTTGTCGAAGCGTATCAACTCGCCCTACCAAGGACGACAAAGCAGCAATCCACACAAGGCGTTGAGCTGAGTTGGACGGATGCCAAACAAGGAGATTTGGTGTTTTTTAAAACTCGACGAAGCACCTACCACGTTGGAATCTACTTGGGGAACAAGCAGTTTATGCACGCATCAACGTCTAAAGGGGTAATTATCTCGAGAATCGACAACCCTTACTGGGCGTCCAAGTTTTGGCAAGTAAGAAGAGTTACCTTGTAA
- a CDS encoding DNA ligase, protein MPLKMTLIALAVMASAQPQANTPIAPPVSLAETYQDGIDVSEYWYSEKLDGIRAYWTGQHLVTRNGNRIYAPEWFTESLPNYPLDGELWAGRGNFHIVQQTVLDKTPIDSAWREIDFMVFDMPYSAGDYRERYYNIQDLVFDIDEHHIKYVEHRAIQNEQHLFAQLDKISLSDGEGVMLRKVSSRYQAGRGSDLLKLKRYADTEAQVVGYKPGTGRLLGMMGAMLVRLPDGTEFYIGSGFTDEVRRHPPKIGSTITFRYNGFTHTGKPRFARFLRERFKE, encoded by the coding sequence ATGCCATTAAAAATGACATTGATTGCCCTTGCCGTTATGGCATCTGCGCAGCCCCAAGCGAATACACCTATAGCTCCGCCCGTCTCTCTTGCTGAAACCTATCAAGATGGAATAGATGTTTCTGAGTATTGGTACAGTGAGAAACTCGATGGAATTCGAGCCTACTGGACAGGTCAACACCTCGTGACCCGCAACGGAAACCGAATTTATGCGCCCGAGTGGTTCACTGAGTCACTCCCGAACTATCCATTGGATGGTGAACTTTGGGCCGGACGCGGAAATTTTCACATTGTTCAGCAAACCGTTCTTGATAAAACACCAATTGATAGCGCGTGGCGCGAAATCGATTTTATGGTGTTTGACATGCCGTATTCCGCAGGAGATTACCGAGAACGTTATTACAACATTCAGGATTTAGTGTTTGATATTGATGAGCACCACATCAAATACGTTGAGCACCGAGCCATCCAAAATGAGCAACATTTGTTTGCTCAACTGGATAAAATTTCCTTGTCCGATGGCGAAGGCGTGATGCTGCGTAAAGTGTCGAGCCGTTACCAAGCGGGCAGAGGAAGCGACTTACTTAAGCTAAAGCGCTACGCCGACACGGAAGCTCAAGTGGTTGGCTACAAACCGGGAACGGGGCGTTTGCTTGGGATGATGGGCGCAATGCTCGTGCGTTTGCCAGATGGTACAGAGTTTTACATCGGCAGCGGTTTTACGGATGAAGTTCGTCGCCATCCGCCGAAAATCGGTTCTACCATTACGTTTAGATACAACGGATTTACCCATACGGGGAAACCAAGATTTGCTCGCTTTTTGAGAGAACGATTCAAGGAGTAG